GGTTTCTGACATTCCGTGGGCGGGTCCGCTCGGCGCAGTCCGCGTTGGCCGCATCAATGGCCAGTTCGTCGCCAACCCCACACACGCCGAACAGGCCGAGAGTGATTTGGATCTCGTTTATGTTGGCAGTGAAAAGGAACTCGTGATGTTCGAAGGCTCGGCCAAGGAAATTTCCGAAGCCGACTTCAACGCCGCGCTCGCCTGGGCGCAGAACGCCATCCAGCCGCAGATCGCCGCGCAGAAGGAACTCGCCGCCAAGGCGGGCAAGGCCAAGCGTCAGATCAAGCTGAACATCGTGCCCGAGGAAATTCTCAGCGAAGCCAAGAAGCTCGCGGGTGACCGCATCGTTCCTGCGTTGCTCACGCAGGGCAAGCTGGCCCGCGAAGCGGCCGTCAATGCCATCTTTGAAGAAGTCGGCGCCAAACTCGTTGAGAAGTTCGGCGCGGAGAAGGTCACGCAATTTGTCATCAAGGACGCGCAGTATTACATCCAGAAGGAAGCCGTCCGCATCCTCATGCTCGACGCGGGCAAGCGGCTTGATGGCCGCGGCTTCGCGGACGTCCGCCCGATCTGGTCGGAAGTCGGCGTGCTGCCCCGCGCGCACGGCTCGGCCATCTTCACCCGCGGCGAAACACAGGCCATGACCCTCGCCACCCTCGGCACCAACGAGGACGCGCAGGAGTTCGACAGCTACACGGGCGGCGAGAGCGAGAAGAAATTCATTCTTCATTACAACTTCCCGAACTTCTCCGTTGGTGAAACCGGCCGCATCAGCGGCCCGGGTCGTCGCGAAATTGGCCACGGTGCGCTCGCCGAACGCAGCATCGAACCGATGCTGCCGTTGAAGGAGTATCCCTATGCGATTCGCGTCACCAGCGAGATCATGGAATCGAACGGTTCCACCTCGATGGCGAGCGTTTGCGGCGGCACGCTGGCCCTCATGGATGCGGGGGTTCCGATGATTCGCCCCGTGGCCGGCATCAGTTGCGGGCTCTGCACTGAATACGGCGCCGACGGCAAGATCGCACGTTACCAGTTGCTGACGGACATCCTCGGCTCCGAGGATCATTTTGGCGACATGGATTGCAAGATCGCCGGCACCGAGAAGGGCATCACCGGCTTCCAACTCGACCTTAAGCTCAAGGGCCTCCCCCTCGAGATCATGGCCGAAACCATCGAGCGCACCCGCGTCGCGAAGCTGCACATCCTCGCCGAGATGGCGAAGACGCTCGCTGCGCCGCGCGCCGAGATGAGCAAGTATGCCCCGCGCATCGTGACGCTCCAGATTGATCCCGAGAAGATCGGCGCCCTCATCGGCCCCGGTGGGAAGAACATCAAGCGCCTCGTCGAAGAGTCCGGTTGTGAAATCAACATCGAAGACGACGGCACGGTCAACATTTACTCCGTCTCCGGCGAAGGCATGGAGATTGCCCGCTCCGCCATCGAGGCCATCAGCGCCAAGCCCGAGATCGGCAAGATCTATCGCGGCAAGGTCGTTACGATCAAAGAATTCGGCGCCTTCGTCGAATTCATGCCAGGAAAGGACGGCCTCTGCCATATCAGCGAACTCGCGAACTTCCGCGTCAAGCAGGTCGAGGACATCGTCAAGATGGGCGACGAGATCTGGGTGAAAGTTCTGGAGATCGACGAGAAGGGCAAGATTCGCCTGTCCCGCAAGGCCGCGATGGCCGAGCGCGACGCGGCGATGGGTGGCGGCGAAGCCGGTGCGGCGCCCGCTGAAGGCCAGCCCGCCGGCGAAGGCGCTCCCGCGGGTGCGCCCGAGGGCGAAGCCCCGCTGCGTCCGGAATACCGCGAACGCGGCGAACGCCGGGACGACCGCGGCGGTCACCGTGGTGATCGCGGCGGTGATCGTGGCCCGCGTCGGGAAGACCGTGGCCCCCGTCGCGAAGGCGGGGGCGACCATGGCGGTCATCGTCACCAATCCTGAGATGATTCAGTTTCACAAGGCGGACCAGCAATGGTCCGCCTTTTTTGTTTGTCAGGGAATATGCGCTTATTGCGCCGCGGAGGTCAGCGCATCCAGCACGATGCCTGGCGTGAGCAGCGCCGGGAGAACTTGCGGCGGTTTGTCTGCGTCCTTGGGATACACCAGCACGAGCGGAACCGCCGAGCGTTCGAAGCGTCTCAACTCGGCCGTGATGTCGGGATTCTTTCGCGTGTAATCGGCAATCAACGCCACGGTTCCGGTGGTTTTGATTTTCTCGCGGACCGAATCGATTTCGAGGCTGGTCTTTTTGTTGACCAGGCAGTTCGGGCACCAATTCGCCGTGAAGTCCACGAGCACAGGATGTCCGGCGGCGCGGGCACGGGCGACGGCTTCGTGGCTCCAGGGCTGCCAGTTGATGCCGGATTTGCCGTTCACGGCCGGGGAGCTGGAATTGCCGGGAATGACCGCTGGGGGATGACGCCAGTCGAGTCCGCGCTCCAAAGTGCCATCGACGCCCAGCACCATGATGACGACCAGAACGATGGCCGCCAGCACCCGGCGTTTGCGGCCACGCTGGACGAAGGTGCCAAAGATCCATGCCGCCAGCGCCAGGACCAACAGGAAAAAACCAACCCAGAGCGGTCCGCTGTCGCCGTAGTGATCGGCCGTTTGTGAAAGCAGCCAAACGGCGGTGGCGAGCATGGGAAAACCCATGGCCTGTTTGAACCGCTCCATCCACGCGCCGGGCCTGGGCAGAAACTTCTGCAACGCCGGCAGAAAACTGAGCGCCACAAACGGGAATGCGAGGCCGATTCCGATGGCAGTGAACGTGGCCAGCACGACGGCGGGCGGTTGGAAGAATGCCCAGCCGATGGCAACGGTCAGGAACGGCGCGGCGCAGGACGAGCCCAACACCACGGACAGCGCGCCGGTAAAAAAGGCGCCGGTGGAACCTTCGCGCGTGCTCAGTTCCGACGCCTTGTTGATGGTCTGCCCGGGCAGGACGATTTCAAAGACGCCGAACAGGTTCAAACCCACCAGGGTCATCAAGGCCGCCATGAGAATGACGAAGCGCGGGTCCTGGAATTGCGCGCCCCAACTGGCCAGTTGCCCGGCCAGCACCAGACCGGCCAGCATCCAAAACGAGATCACCACGCCGAGGAGATAAAACAGCGAATGCTTTTTGGCGTGCGATTCGCCCGCGCCGCGTTGTTGAACGATGTGGAGGATTTTCAGCGACAGAATGGGCAGCACGCACGGCATCAGGTTCAGGACCAGCCCACCAAGAAAGGCGAGCGCCAGAAATTTCAGGATTCCACCGCTTCCAGCGGGACTGTCCGCGCCGGGGGAGGCGACGCTGGTCGATGCCGTTGTGCCATCCGTAGGTTTGAGGGTCACGTCGTAAGCCTGACGGCGGCCATCGACGGTCTGCACGAGGACTCCACGAACGGCATCGGGCCATTGGCCGGAGTTGCTGGCCTTGACAGCCACGCGCATGCCCAGACGTCCGTCCGCCGCGGGCAGGATTTCGGGGGTGAGCTGCACTTCGCCAACTTCGGTGGGGTAAGGAAAGAAGTCCGGGTGACTTACCCCGGCGCTCGCCGGCCAGGTGAAGACGATCCCGCGGGTGTGGTTCGTGGCCGGCGCTTCCCACCGGGTGGCGAGCTGGAGCGAAGTGCCATCCTGCGGCAACTGCGCCGTCGCCGCTTCAAGGACGGCTGCGTTCGCGGATGGTTTCGTGCGGTCACCGATGGTCAGGGTGTTTGTGACGGTTGCTTCCCCGGGCATGCAAATGTCGCTGCACTCCAGCCACGATACCTGGGCGGAAAGCGTTACTGGGCCGGGCTTGAGATCCTTGGCCAGGGTCAACGGGACCAGCAGTGTCGCTTCGTCCTGCAATATAAAGGTGGTCAGTCCGGCCACATCCAGTCGTTCTGGCGCCGGCCAATGAATGTCGCCCGCGCTGATGCCGGAGGGCAGGGACCAGGCGATTTCCGTGGGGCCGCCCGAATCTCCTGAGTTTTGCCAGTAGGTGTGCCAGTGCGGCTCCATACGCAGGCGGACGCCGACCCAGACCGTATCGCCGGGCCGGGCCACCTCCACCGGCAGCACCAAATCCGCGGTCGTGTGGGCCTTGGGTGCCGCCCACGCGGACAGCGTCAGCAGTCCGGTAGCCATCCACGCAATGATAGCACGCATGCTCATATAGATGCCTCAAGTGACGGAACGTTGAAAGAAAAACAGGTTGCCGCTCAGCCCATGTAGTGGGGAACGCCGGCCAAAACCTTACATCCAAAGCGGAGTTTGAATTCCGGCGGCGGCCAAGACTAGACTTGGCACGTGGATGCCACACCATCCAGTTCGTCGCAGTGGTTTACAAGCGGGGACGCGGTGTTTCCGGCCATGCTGGCGGCCATTGACGGTGCGGTGACCTCTGTCTCCCTGGAGACCTACATCTTCGCCGATTGTCAGTTGGGTGAACGTTTTCGGGCGGCACTGGTGGCCGCGGCGCAGCGAGGCGTGCGGGTGCGGGTGCTGGTGGACGCTTTTGGGTCGCTGGAATTGCCCGATTACTTCTGGCACCCGTTGCAGTCGGCGGGCGGCGAAGTGCGCCTGTTCAATCCCATCGCCCTCGGGCGGCTCGGCATCCGCGATCATCGCAAACTCCTGGCCTGCGACGGGCGGGTGGCCTTCATCGGCGGATTCAACGTTGCCCACGAATACGAGGGCGATGGTGTGAGCCGCGGCTGGTGTGATTTGGGTGTGCGCGTGACCGGTGCGCTGGCGGTGCAGCTCGAAGCCTCGTTCGAGCGCTTGTTTCAGCGGGCTGATTTGCGTCACAAACCGTTCGTTCGTCTGCGCAAGACCGTCGAGAAGCGGCGGCTCGTGGGGGGGACGGAGGAATTGTTGTTGAGCGGACCGGGGCGGGGCGCAAGTCCATTGCTTCGTGCATTGCGGCGGGATCTCGTGCGCACCGATGCCGTCCGGATTGTCGTGGCGTATTTCCTGCCGACGTGGCGGCTGCGGCGGGATTTGCAAAAAATCGCCCGCTGCGGCGGGCGCGTGCAGTTGTTGCTGGCCGGCAAGTCGGACGTGCTGCTGTCACGGCTGGCGGCCCGCAGCCTGTATCGCAAAATGCTCCGGGCCGGCGTCGAGATCTACGAGTATGAACCCCAGGTGTTGCACGCCAAACTGTTCATCGTTGGTCCGGCAGTTTATGCCGGCTCGGCAAATCTCGATCCGCGCAGCCTGCATTTGAACTACGAGCTGATGGTCCGGTTTGAGAGTGACTCCGTGTCCGCACGGGCCGGTGAAATTTTTGACACCTTGCTCGCGCGTTCGCGCCGCATTGAACGCGAGACGTGGAGAAAATCGCGCACCTTTCTTGCCCGCTGGCAGGAACGGCTGGCGAATTTTCTCCTCGCGCGGGTGGATCCTTACCTCTCCCTGCGCCAATGGCAGTCGCTGCCGGACTAACTGCGGGTCAGGCAGCGTCTTGGCGGCGCTGCCGCTCCGAGAACCCGCCGTTTTGGCGGGGCGCGGGTGGCGTTTCCGGGGTGCGTAAAGTTTGACGCTCCCGTTCTTTACCCGTAACGTCCGCGGGCTAGTCTCTAGCACGTAAACATGATTGGCACACTGGTTAAGAAGGTCTTCGGTTCAAAGAACGACCGCGAAGTCAAGAAGCTCCGCCCGATGGTGGCCCGCATCAACGCCATTGAGACGGAGCTGCAATCCCTTTCCGACGACGTCTTGCGGCAGAAAACCGCCGCCTGGAAGGAGCGCCTGGCGAAAATCACCGACAACACCGAATTGCAGACGGTGCTCAACGAGATCATGCCCGAGGCCTTCGCGGTTGTGAAAAACGCCTGCCGCCGCATGACGGAACGGAAGGAAAAGGTGCTCGTGCGCGGTCACGAAATGACCTGGGAAATGATTCCGTTCGACGTGCAGCTCATCGGCGGTTATGCGCTGCACAGCGGCCGCATCGCGGAAATGGCCACGGGCGAAGGCAAAACCCTCGTCGCGACCCTGCCGGTTTACCTCAATGCCCTCACCGGCCGCGGCGTGCACGTGGTGACGGTGAATGATTACCTCGCCGCGCGCGACTCCGAATGGATGGGCGCCGTTTACAAATTCCTCGGCCTGACCGTCGGCTGCATTCTGCATGACCAGCCGCCGCACATCCGGCGGGAGCAATACCAGTGCGACATCACCTACGGCACCAATGCCGAGTTCGGCTTTGATTATCTCCGCGACAACGGCATGGCGGCGCGCAAGGAGGACCAGGTCCAGCACGGGCACTATTTCGCCATCGTGGACGAAGTGGACTCCATTCTCATCGATGAAGCGCGCACGCCGCTCATCATCAGCGGGCCGGCGGTGCACAGCTATGACGAGATTTACACCCAGTGGAAGCCGACGGTGGAAAATCTCGTGCGCGTGCAGGACCGGCTCTGTGCCCGGTTCCTGCAGGATGCGGAAAATTTGCTGAAGAAGCTGCGGCCGGAAAGCGGGCCCGAACCGAAAGAGCGGGAAACGCTGGAGCACGAAATCGGCCTGCTGCTTTACCGGGTGAAAATGGGCGAGCCCCGCAGCGAAGGGCTGATGAAGCTGCTCGAAAACCCGGACAATCTGCGCCTGATGAACGTTGCGGAGCTTTCCCTCCACGCGGACCAGAAGAAAACGCAGCTCTATGCCGAGAAGGAGGAGCTGTTCTTCGCCATCGACGAAAAGAGTCACGAGGCGGACCTGACCGAGAAGGGGCGCAACGCCATCAACCCGGGCGATCCGGAGGCGTTCATGCTGCCGGACATCGCGACCGAGATTCACAACATTGACGCCGGGGCCGAGGCGGATCCGCGCAAGCGCATGGAGGCCAAGCAAAAATTGCAGGCCGACTACGAAGCCAAGGCGCAGAAGATTCACGCCATCAGCCAGCTGCTCAAGGCCTACTGCCTTTACCTGCGGGACGTGCAATACGTGGTGCAGGAGAACAAGGTCATCATCGTCGATGAAAACACCGGCCGTTTGATGACTGGCCGCCGTTGGAGTGACGGCCTGCACCAGGCTGTGGAGGCCAAGGAAGGCGTCCAGATCGAGCGCGAGACGCAGACGCTGGCCACGATCACGATTCAAAATTACTTCCGCCTCTACACCAAGCTGGCCGGCATGACCGGCACCGCCGAGACGGAGGCGCAGGAGTTTTACGACATTTACAAACTCGGCGTGCTGGTCATCCCCACGAACCGGCCCTGCATCCGCCGGGACCGCAACGACTCGGTTTACAAGACCCGGCGCGAGAAGTTCGCCGCCGTGTTGAAGGAGATTCAGGAGGTGCACACCCAGGGCCGACCCATTTTGGTGGGCACGATCTCCGTGGAAATCAGCGAGCAGCTTTCCAAGATGCTGCAGCGCGCGGGCATTGTTC
This DNA window, taken from Verrucomicrobiia bacterium, encodes the following:
- the pnp gene encoding polyribonucleotide nucleotidyltransferase gives rise to the protein MAVEKVVAPLGDKQVIIETGKIAKQADGSVTVQMGETIVIVAAVAATKAKEGQDFFPLTVDYREKAAAAGRFPGGYFKREGRPTEKEILTCRLTDRPIRPLFPKGWYNEVQVQTVLLSADGENDPDILSIIGASAALMVSDIPWAGPLGAVRVGRINGQFVANPTHAEQAESDLDLVYVGSEKELVMFEGSAKEISEADFNAALAWAQNAIQPQIAAQKELAAKAGKAKRQIKLNIVPEEILSEAKKLAGDRIVPALLTQGKLAREAAVNAIFEEVGAKLVEKFGAEKVTQFVIKDAQYYIQKEAVRILMLDAGKRLDGRGFADVRPIWSEVGVLPRAHGSAIFTRGETQAMTLATLGTNEDAQEFDSYTGGESEKKFILHYNFPNFSVGETGRISGPGRREIGHGALAERSIEPMLPLKEYPYAIRVTSEIMESNGSTSMASVCGGTLALMDAGVPMIRPVAGISCGLCTEYGADGKIARYQLLTDILGSEDHFGDMDCKIAGTEKGITGFQLDLKLKGLPLEIMAETIERTRVAKLHILAEMAKTLAAPRAEMSKYAPRIVTLQIDPEKIGALIGPGGKNIKRLVEESGCEINIEDDGTVNIYSVSGEGMEIARSAIEAISAKPEIGKIYRGKVVTIKEFGAFVEFMPGKDGLCHISELANFRVKQVEDIVKMGDEIWVKVLEIDEKGKIRLSRKAAMAERDAAMGGGEAGAAPAEGQPAGEGAPAGAPEGEAPLRPEYRERGERRDDRGGHRGDRGGDRGPRREDRGPRREGGGDHGGHRHQS
- a CDS encoding protein-disulfide reductase DsbD domain-containing protein, whose product is MATGLLTLSAWAAPKAHTTADLVLPVEVARPGDTVWVGVRLRMEPHWHTYWQNSGDSGGPTEIAWSLPSGISAGDIHWPAPERLDVAGLTTFILQDEATLLVPLTLAKDLKPGPVTLSAQVSWLECSDICMPGEATVTNTLTIGDRTKPSANAAVLEAATAQLPQDGTSLQLATRWEAPATNHTRGIVFTWPASAGVSHPDFFPYPTEVGEVQLTPEILPAADGRLGMRVAVKASNSGQWPDAVRGVLVQTVDGRRQAYDVTLKPTDGTTASTSVASPGADSPAGSGGILKFLALAFLGGLVLNLMPCVLPILSLKILHIVQQRGAGESHAKKHSLFYLLGVVISFWMLAGLVLAGQLASWGAQFQDPRFVILMAALMTLVGLNLFGVFEIVLPGQTINKASELSTREGSTGAFFTGALSVVLGSSCAAPFLTVAIGWAFFQPPAVVLATFTAIGIGLAFPFVALSFLPALQKFLPRPGAWMERFKQAMGFPMLATAVWLLSQTADHYGDSGPLWVGFFLLVLALAAWIFGTFVQRGRKRRVLAAIVLVVIMVLGVDGTLERGLDWRHPPAVIPGNSSSPAVNGKSGINWQPWSHEAVARARAAGHPVLVDFTANWCPNCLVNKKTSLEIDSVREKIKTTGTVALIADYTRKNPDITAELRRFERSAVPLVLVYPKDADKPPQVLPALLTPGIVLDALTSAAQ
- a CDS encoding phosphatidylserine/phosphatidylglycerophosphate/cardiolipin synthase family protein codes for the protein MDATPSSSSQWFTSGDAVFPAMLAAIDGAVTSVSLETYIFADCQLGERFRAALVAAAQRGVRVRVLVDAFGSLELPDYFWHPLQSAGGEVRLFNPIALGRLGIRDHRKLLACDGRVAFIGGFNVAHEYEGDGVSRGWCDLGVRVTGALAVQLEASFERLFQRADLRHKPFVRLRKTVEKRRLVGGTEELLLSGPGRGASPLLRALRRDLVRTDAVRIVVAYFLPTWRLRRDLQKIARCGGRVQLLLAGKSDVLLSRLAARSLYRKMLRAGVEIYEYEPQVLHAKLFIVGPAVYAGSANLDPRSLHLNYELMVRFESDSVSARAGEIFDTLLARSRRIERETWRKSRTFLARWQERLANFLLARVDPYLSLRQWQSLPD
- the secA gene encoding preprotein translocase subunit SecA encodes the protein MIGTLVKKVFGSKNDREVKKLRPMVARINAIETELQSLSDDVLRQKTAAWKERLAKITDNTELQTVLNEIMPEAFAVVKNACRRMTERKEKVLVRGHEMTWEMIPFDVQLIGGYALHSGRIAEMATGEGKTLVATLPVYLNALTGRGVHVVTVNDYLAARDSEWMGAVYKFLGLTVGCILHDQPPHIRREQYQCDITYGTNAEFGFDYLRDNGMAARKEDQVQHGHYFAIVDEVDSILIDEARTPLIISGPAVHSYDEIYTQWKPTVENLVRVQDRLCARFLQDAENLLKKLRPESGPEPKERETLEHEIGLLLYRVKMGEPRSEGLMKLLENPDNLRLMNVAELSLHADQKKTQLYAEKEELFFAIDEKSHEADLTEKGRNAINPGDPEAFMLPDIATEIHNIDAGAEADPRKRMEAKQKLQADYEAKAQKIHAISQLLKAYCLYLRDVQYVVQENKVIIVDENTGRLMTGRRWSDGLHQAVEAKEGVQIERETQTLATITIQNYFRLYTKLAGMTGTAETEAQEFYDIYKLGVLVIPTNRPCIRRDRNDSVYKTRREKFAAVLKEIQEVHTQGRPILVGTISVEISEQLSKMLQRAGIVHSVLNAKFHEQEAEIVARAGQRGAVTIATNMAGRGTDIKLGPGVAELGGLHVLATERHESRRIDRQLRGRCSRQGDPGSSHFFISLEDDLMRLFGSDKIVKYMERMGLEEGQELEHPLLNRSIEQAQKRVEQHNFQIRKRTLEYDDVMNKQREVIYGFRNEIIHGDDVRDRLMDIMEEVVVQKAAEYTTSETEFEHWKIRPLADWVNLNFPLGMPEEEIRKAAESGKESPVAGSLYDGLSPQQFAVCNFITEAVRRAYELKVSFEQPEALQSVERFTILTAIDRLWQEHLYEMDSLRYSIGLRAHGQRDPLIEYKAEAYKLFDDLMVNIKTEICHNIFRSASSLMAFENFLRNAPQKTLHQDTSAFGAGGGAPPVKDKSASDVVSEAAQALEKAKPVRTGPKVGRNDPCPCGSGKKYKQCCGR